ACATCCGGTTTGCTCCGCTGAATTCCTGGCCGGACAATGCCAGCCTCGACAAGGCCCGTCGTCTGTTGTGGCCGGTGAAGAAAAAATACGGCAATGCGCTGTCCTGGGCCGACCTGATCATTCTCGCCGGCAACATGGCTTACGAATCCATGGGCTTCAAAACCTTTGGCTTCGGCTTTGGCCGCGAGGACATCTGGGGTCCGGAGACCGACGTCTACTGGGGTTCTGAAAAAGAGTGGCTGGCACCTGCTGAAAACCGCTACGAGAGCACCGACGATGCTTCGTCCCTCGAAAACCCGCTGGCAGCGGTGCATATGGGTCTGATTTATGTGAACCCGGAAGGTGTCGACGGCAAGCCGGATCCGGCCAAGACCGGTGCGCATGTGCGCGAAACCTTCAAGCGCATGGCCATGAACGACGAGGAAACCGCGGCCCTGACCTGCGGCGGTCACACGGTCGGCAAGGCGCATGGTGGCGGTGCAGGCGAAAACATCGGTGTCGAACCCGAGGCAACCGGCGTCGAAGCGCAGGGTCTCGGCTGGGCCAACCCGGACCAGGACGGCAAGGCCTCCAAGGCTTTCACTTCGGGCATCGAGGGTGCCTGGACGAAAGAGCCGACCAAGTTCGACATGGGATATTTCGACTACCTCTTCAACTATGAGTGGGAACTGACCAAGTCTCCGGCAGGGGCGTGGCAGTGGAAACCGGTCGACATGCCGGAAGACCAGAAGCCGGTTGATGCAACCGACCCATCGATCCGTCACGATCCGATGATGACGGATGCGGACATGGCCATGAAAGTGGACCCGGTCTACAACGAGATCTGCCGGAAATTCATGGCGGACGAGGCCTATTTCCGCGATTGCTTTGCCCGTGCCTGGTTCAAGCTGACCCACCGCGACATGGGCCCGCGCGCCAACTATCTTGGTCCGGACGTGCCGGCGGAAGACCTGATCTGGCAGGACCCGATCCCGGCCGGCTCGACCTCCTATGATGTTGATGCCGTCAAGGCCAAGATCGCAGCCAGCGGTCTCAGCGCTTCCGAGATGATCGCAACGGCCTGGGACAGTGCCCGTACGTTCCGGGGCTCCGATAAGCGCGGCGGTGCCAATGGCGCCCGTATCCGTCTGGCGCCGCAGAAGGACTGGGCCGGCAACGAGCCGGAGCGTCTTGCCAAGGTGCTGGCGGCGCTTGAGTCGATTGCCGCTGAAGCCGGTGCGTCGCTTGCCGATGTGATCGTTCTGGCCGGCAATGTCGGTGTGGAGCAGGGCATCAAGGCCGCCGGCTTTGACGTTGCCGTTCCCTTTGCTGCAGGCCGCGGTGATGCAACTGACGAACAGACCGACGCAGAATCCTTCGAGGTTCTGGAGCCGCTCGCTGACGGCTTCCGGAACTGGGAAAAGGAAAACTACGCCGTCAGCCCGGAAGAGATGATGCTCGATCGTGCTCAGCTCCTGGGCCTGACCGGCCAGGAAATGACGGTTCTGGTCGGCGGGCTGCGTGTGCTCGGCGCCAATCACGGCGGCAGCAAGCACGGTGTCTTCACCTACCGGGAAGGCGCTCTGACCACGGACTTCTTCGTCAACCTGACCGACATGGCCAACAGCTGGCTGCCGGCGTCCGACGGAACCTACGAAATCCGTGACCGCAAGCTCGGCACCCTCAAGTGGACGGCCACCAGCGCCGACCTCGTGTTCGGCTCCAACTCGATCCTGCGGGCCTATGCCGAAGTCTATGCCCAGGACGACAATGCCGCGAAATTCGTCAAGGATTTCGTTGCCGCCTGGACCAAGGTCATGAACGCGGACCGCTTCGATCTGGCTGCGTAGGCCCGTATCGATATCCTTTGCGACTGGACGGCGCACCGAGTATTCGGTGCGCCGTTTTATGTTTTCGTCTTCGTCATTGCATGGCTTGACCCCGCAAGCCCTGCAATGACCTTTCGCGGATGTTTCAGCCTGAGGTCTGGGCGATGTCATGGATCTCATCGTCAAGCCACGGGATGACGAACGGCTGTCTCTTGGGCGGTCGAGCACATGGCAAGTTACAGCGACGCAATTTCGCACTGCGTCATATTGCAAAATCATCCGCAAGAACCCCTATTTGCCTTGAAAAGTCATTGTTCCGTCACAAGGTTCATGCTGCACTGCGAAGCAGGTTCAAGTTGTACTTGAGGCCGCGCTACGTGGTGGCCGGACGGAAATGCTGCGGCAACGGCCGGTCCTGAATGTCAGGAGCTGTGTTCATATGTTTGATTTGACGGGACATAAGGCCCTTGTTGTCGGCGTCGCGAATGACCAGTCCATCGCCTACGGCTGCGCCAGGGCGTTCCGCGCGCAAGGGGCCGATCTCGCAATCACTTATCTGAACGAGCGGGCCGAATCCTTTGTCCGCCCGCTGGCCGAACAGCTGGATGCTGAAATCATTGCGCCCCTGGATGTGCGCGACGACAGCCAGATGGATGCCTTGTTCGCAGAGATTGCAGGCAAGTGGGGCCGGCTCGATACATTGTTGCACTCCATAGCCTTTTCCAAAAAGGAAGACCTTCACGGGCGTGTGGTCGACTGTTCTGCGGACGGCTTTGGGCTGGCCATGGACATTTCGGTTCACTCTTTTCTCCGCTTGATCCGCCGGTCCGAGCCGTTGATGCCGCAAGGGGGAACCTGCATGACGGTCTCGTTCATGGGCGCGCAGAAGGTGGTCGAAAATTACGGCGTCATGGGGCCGGTCAAGGCTGCGCTCGAAGCGGCGACGCGCTATGCTGCTGCGGAAATGGGGCCGAAGGGTATCTCGGTCCATGCATTGTCGCCGGGACCGCTGAAAACCCGGGCTGCCTCCGGCATCGCCGAGTTTGACGCCCTTCTGAATGACGCGGCGTCCCGGGCACCGACCCATCATCTGGCGACGATCGACGATGTCGGCGCCTATGCCGCGTTCCTTGCCAGCCGAGAGGCCTTCAACGTCACCGGTTCCGTGCATGCCATCGATGGCGGCTACAGCATTCTTGGATAGGAGGTCCTGATGAAGGACATTTTTGATGCGTTTGAAAAGGGCCACAACGAGTTCCTGAACTCGCTCCAGGATGCGACTGCCTGGGGACCTTCGCAGCAGTTCACACGGTTTCAGGCACAGGCAACGGAACTCAGCAACCTCACCGAACTGATGGGCCGGGGACTGACCAAGCACCTGACCAATATCACCGAGGTGCACAAGACCCGCTGGCAGCAGAACATGGCGGCGCTTGGCAAGGCGATGGAAGACCTGGGAACCGCACAGAAGGACGGGTCGTATTCGGGCAATCTGGAGAGTTACTGGAAAGATGCCGCGCAGCGCATGGTGCTGACCATGGACACGCTCCGTCAGCGCGGTGACATCTTCCTGGAGCACGAGGAAGAGGGCTGTCCGCCGGTTCTCGTCTATGGCTACGAGGTCGTGCTGGAAGGCGCCGATCTGCCGAGGCCCTCCTGCTACAGGCTGTTGAAGATCATCCCGCCGAAGGATGCCGTGCACCGTGAACCCAAACCCTGGAAACGGCCCTATATCATCATCGACCCACGGGCCGGTCATGGCGCCGGCATTGGCGGCTTCAAGCCGGACAGCCAGGTGGGCGTTGCTCTACGCGATGGTCATCCGGTTTATTTTGTCGCCTTCAAGCGCATGCCGGAGAAAGGCCAGACACTGGCCGATGTCACCCATTCCGAGGCGGCCTTCGTGCGCAAGGTCATGGAACTTCACCCGGAGGCTCCCAATCCGGTTGTCACCGGCAATTGCCAGGGCGGCTGGGCGACACTTCTGCTGGCAGCCACCAATCCGGATCTTTCCGGCCCGATCATCCTGAACGGTGCCCCCGTCGCCACCTGGTCCGGGCGGGTCGGTGAAAACCCGATGCGCTACAACGCCGGTATCCTGGGCGGCACCTGGAACGCCATGTACTATTCCGATCTCGGACATGGCGTCTTCGACGGGGCCGACATCGTCCAGAATTTCGAATTGCTCAACCCAGCCCGCAACTATTTCGGCAAATATTACGATCTCTATGCCAAGGTCG
This genomic interval from Labrenzia sp. VG12 contains the following:
- the katG gene encoding catalase/peroxidase HPI; translated protein: MDAKVDKSGGCPVMHGGNTAMDKPVTKWWPNALNLDILHQHGARTNPMDPDFNFREAVKGLDHEAVKADVRALMTDSQDWWPADWGHYGGLMIRLAWHSAGSYRMQDGRGGAGSGNIRFAPLNSWPDNASLDKARRLLWPVKKKYGNALSWADLIILAGNMAYESMGFKTFGFGFGREDIWGPETDVYWGSEKEWLAPAENRYESTDDASSLENPLAAVHMGLIYVNPEGVDGKPDPAKTGAHVRETFKRMAMNDEETAALTCGGHTVGKAHGGGAGENIGVEPEATGVEAQGLGWANPDQDGKASKAFTSGIEGAWTKEPTKFDMGYFDYLFNYEWELTKSPAGAWQWKPVDMPEDQKPVDATDPSIRHDPMMTDADMAMKVDPVYNEICRKFMADEAYFRDCFARAWFKLTHRDMGPRANYLGPDVPAEDLIWQDPIPAGSTSYDVDAVKAKIAASGLSASEMIATAWDSARTFRGSDKRGGANGARIRLAPQKDWAGNEPERLAKVLAALESIAAEAGASLADVIVLAGNVGVEQGIKAAGFDVAVPFAAGRGDATDEQTDAESFEVLEPLADGFRNWEKENYAVSPEEMMLDRAQLLGLTGQEMTVLVGGLRVLGANHGGSKHGVFTYREGALTTDFFVNLTDMANSWLPASDGTYEIRDRKLGTLKWTATSADLVFGSNSILRAYAEVYAQDDNAAKFVKDFVAAWTKVMNADRFDLAA
- the fabI gene encoding enoyl-ACP reductase FabI, whose product is MFDLTGHKALVVGVANDQSIAYGCARAFRAQGADLAITYLNERAESFVRPLAEQLDAEIIAPLDVRDDSQMDALFAEIAGKWGRLDTLLHSIAFSKKEDLHGRVVDCSADGFGLAMDISVHSFLRLIRRSEPLMPQGGTCMTVSFMGAQKVVENYGVMGPVKAALEAATRYAAAEMGPKGISVHALSPGPLKTRAASGIAEFDALLNDAASRAPTHHLATIDDVGAYAAFLASREAFNVTGSVHAIDGGYSILG